A portion of the Vulpes vulpes isolate BD-2025 chromosome 5, VulVul3, whole genome shotgun sequence genome contains these proteins:
- the LOC140598926 gene encoding olfactory receptor 5M5-like has translation MKMDILLPHKGTEATEFILLGLTSQRDLQPILFVVFLLIYIITLTGNFGLIALIRFTPRLQTPMYFFLTHLACMDIFYSTNVSPQMLVNFLSEKKTISYTGCLAQCFVFVTLLLTEYYMLGAMAYDRYMAICHPLHYNSRMSRPLCICLVTFPYLWGSMVGTMQVILTSRLSFCGPNIINHFYCADPPLLMLTCSDTYIKQTALFVSAGINLTGSLLIILISYVFICITIMRIHSSGGQCKAFSTCRSHLTAVTMFYGSLFCMYLRPANEQSVEQGKIVAVVCIFVSPMLNAFIYSLRNKDVKQALRIVFMRNLGTVEKTSILTVSQ, from the coding sequence ATGAAGATGGACATACTTCTCCCACACAAAGGCACTGAAGCAACTGAGTTCATCCTGCTGGGACTGACCAGCCAACGAGACCTGCAACCCATCCTTTTTGTGGTGTTTCTACTGATTTACATCATCACCCTGACAGGAAACTTTGGATTGATTGCATTAATCAGATTCACTCCCCGGCTGCAAACACCCATGTACTTTTTCCTCACCCACTTAGCATGCatggatattttttattctactaATGTCTCTCCTCAGATGCTTGTTAATTTCCTCTCTGAGAAGAAAACTATTTCCTACACAGGGTGTCTGgcccagtgttttgtttttgtgactcTGCTCCTTACTGAGTATTACATGCTTGGTGCCATGGCCTATGACAGGTACATGGCAATTTGCCATCCGCTGCATTACAACAGCAGAATGTCCAGGCCACTTTGCATCTGCCTTGTCACTTTTCCCTACCTCTGGGGTTCTATGGTGGGCACAATGCAAGTAATATTGACCTCTCGCTTGTCCTTTTGTGGACCTAACATCATCAATCATTTCTACTGTGCTGACCCACCTCTCCTCATGCTGACGTGTTCTGACACTTACATAAAGCAGACTGCACTATTTGTGTCTGCGGGGATTAACCTCACTGGTTCCCTACTCATCATCCTCATctcttatgttttcatttgtatcacTATTATGAGGATCCATTCCAGTGGAGGGCAGTGCAAAGCCTTCTCCACCTGTCGCTCTCACCTGACCGCTGTCACCATGTTCTATGGGTCCCTATTCTGCATGTATCTGAGACCAGCAAATGAGCAGTCTGTTGAACAAGGGAAAATTGTGGCAGTGGTCTGTATCTTTGTGAGTCCCATGTTGAACGCATTTATCTACAGCCTGAGGAACAAAGATGTGAAGCAGGCTTTGAGAATAGTATTTATGAGGAACCTTGGTACAGTGGAGAAAACGTCTATTTTGACAGTCtcccaatga
- the LOC112930496 gene encoding olfactory receptor 5AP2-like — MSNHTTVTEFILVGFGDHPELLCLLFMVFLVVYMITVFGNLGMIILIKIDSRLHTPMYFFLSNLSLVDFCYSSVIAPNMLVNFWVENPVISFNGCAAQFFFFGSFAGIEGFLLAVMAYDRYVAICKPLLYAVIMSPHLNVLLVLATYLAGFLNAAIHTGFTFRLSFCRSNVINHFFCDTPPLLKLSCSDTHINEVVIFAFASFNELSCLLIILISYLYILIAILKIHSAEGRHKAFSTCASHLMVVTIFFGTILFMYLRPSSSYSMDQDKVVSVFYTVVIPMLNPLIYSLRNKEVKASLEE; from the exons ATGAGCAACCATACAACAGTGACTGAATTTATTCTTGTGGGATTCGGGGATCATCCAGAACTACTGTGCCTTCTTTTTATGGTGTTTCTGGTCGTCTATATGATCACTGTATTTGGAAATCTTGGCATGATCATATTAATCAAGATTGACTCACGTCTCCATACTCCaatgtattttttcctcagtAATTTATCCCTTGTTGATTTCTGTTATTCTTCTGTCATTGCCCCTAATATGCTAGTGAATTTCTGGGTGGAGAACCCAGTCATTTCATTTAATGGATGTGCCGCTCAATTCTTCTTTTTTGGTTCCTTTGCCGGCATTGAGGGCTTCCTGTTGGCCGTGATGGCTTACGACCGttatgtggccatctgcaagcctcTTCTTTATGCAGTTATTATGTCTCCCCATCTTAATGTCCTTCTGGTGTTGGCCACGTATCTTGCAGGCTTTCTGAATGCTGCCATTCACACTGGCTTCACCTTTCGGCTGTCTTTCTGCCGTTCAAATGTCATCAACCACTTTTTCTGCGACACTCCACCCCTCCTGAAACTCTCTTGCTCTGATACACATATCAATGAAgttgtcatttttgcttttgccagTTTTAATGAACTGAGCTGCCTCTTGATTATTCTCATTTCTTATCTGTACATACTCATTGCCATTTTGAAGATCCATTCTGCTGAAGGGAGGCACAAAGCCTTTTCCACCTGCGCTTCCCACTTGATGGTGGTTACCATCTTCTTTGGTACAATTCTGTTTATGTATCTGCGCCCCAGCTCCAGCTACTCAATGGACCAAGACAAAGTGGTATCTGTGTTTTATACAGTGGTCATCCCTATGTTAAATCCTCTCATCTATAGTCTGAGAAACAAGGAGGTCAAAGCTTCCttag AAGAATGA
- the LOC112930570 gene encoding LOW QUALITY PROTEIN: olfactory receptor 5AP2 (The sequence of the model RefSeq protein was modified relative to this genomic sequence to represent the inferred CDS: inserted 1 base in 1 codon), translated as MIRYMKEVQGRNQTEMTEFILLGLSDNSDLQIVLFGLFLFIYMATMVGNLGMIVLIKXDPYLHTPMYFFLSSLSFVDASYSSSVTPKMLVNLVAKNKAISFNGCAAQFYFFGSFLGTECFLLAMVAYDRYAAIWNPLRYSVLMSEKICFLLIATSFLAGFGNAAIHTGMTFRLSFCGSNRINHFYCDTPPLLKLSCSDTRINGIVIMAFSSFNVISCVMIVLISYLCILIAILRMPSLESRHKAFSTCASHLMAVTIFFGTILFMYLRPTSSYSMEQDKIVSVFYTVVIPMLNPLIYSLKNKDVKGALKKILQKHIL; from the exons ATGATCAGATACATGAAAGAAGTCCAAGGCAGAAATCAAACAGAAATGACAGAATTTATCCTCTTAGGACTCTCAGACAACTCAGATCTACAAATTGTCCTCTTTGGATTGTTTCTGTTTATCTATATGGCAACCATGGTGGGTAATTTGGGGATGATTGTGTTAATTA TTGACCCCTAtctccacacccccatgtacttctttcTCAGTAGCCTGTCTTTTGTTGATGCATCTTACTCTTCTTCTGTCACTCCTAAGATGCTGGTGAACCTCGTGGCCAAGAATAAAGCCATTTCTTTTAATGGATGTGCTGCTCAGTTCTACTTCTTTGGCTCCTTCTTGGGGACTGAATGCTTTCTGTTGGCCATGGTGGCATATGACCGCTATGCAGCCATTTGGAACCCTCTGCGATACTCAGTTCTCATGTCTGAGAAAATTTGCTTCTTACTAATAGCTACCTCTTTCTTAGCAGGCTTTGGGAATGCAGCCATACACACAGGAATGACTTTCAGATTGTCCTTTTGTGGCTCTAATAGGATCAACCATTTCTACTGTGACACTCCACCCCTGCTCAAACTCTCTTGCTCTGACACTCGCATCAATGGCATTGTGATCATGGCTTTCTCCAGTTTTAATGTCATCAGTTGTGTTATGATTGTTCTCATTTCCTACCTGTGTATCCTCATTGCCATCTTGAGGATGCCTTCTTTAGAAAGCAGACACAAAGCCTTCTCCACCTGTGCCTCCCACCTCATGGCTGTCACCATATTCTTTGGGACAATTCTCTTCATGTACTTGCGCCCCACATCTAGCTATTCAATGGAACAGGACAAGATTGTCTCTGTCTTTTATACAGTAGTAATCCCTATGCTAAATCCCCTCATCTACAGTTTGAAAAATAAGGATGTGAAAGGGGCCTTAAAGAAGATTTTACAGAAACACATACTGTAA
- the LOC112930571 gene encoding olfactory receptor 5M10 — translation MSSSNHTTVTGFILLGLTDDPVLEKILFGVFLVIYLVTLAGNLCMIVLIGTNSHLQTPMYFFLSHLSFVDICYSSNITPNMLYNFLSDQKTISYAGCFTQCLLFIALVITEFYILASMALDRYVAICSPLHYSTRMSKNICISLVVISYTCGYLNGLSQTLLTFHLSFCDSLEINHFYCADPPLILLACSDTHVKKMAMLVVAGLTLSSSLFIIVLSYLFIIVAILRIRSAEGRHKAFSTCASHLTTVTLFYGTLFCMYLRSPSEKSIEESKIIAVFYTFLSPMLNPLIYSLRNKDVIHAMQQIIQGNIFHKIAV, via the coding sequence ATGTCTTCCTCGAACCACACTACAGTGACGGGATTCATTCTCTTGGGACTCACAGACGACCCAGTACTAGAGAAGATCCTGTTTGGGGTGTTTCTGGTGATCTATCTAGTCACGCTGGCAGGGAATCTGTGCATGATTGTGCTGATTGGGACCAATTCCCACCTGCAAactcccatgtacttcttccttagCCACCTCTCCTTTGTAGACATTTGCTATTCCTCTAATATCACTCCAAACATGCTGTACAATTTCCTCTCAGACCAGAAGACCATCTCGTATGCTGGATGCTTCACGCAGTGTCTTCTCTTCATTGCCCTGGTGATCACTGAGTTTTACATCCTTGCTTCAATGGCATTGGATCGCTATGTAGCCATCTGTAGCCCTCTACATTACAGTACCAGAATGTCCAAGAACATTTGCATCTCCCTAGTGGTGATCTCTTATACTTGTGGTTACCTTAATGGACTCTCCCAGACACTGTTGACTTTTCACTTGTCCTTCTGTGACTCCCTTGAAATCAACCACTTCTACTGTGCAGATCCTCCTCTTATCCTGTTGGCCTGCTCTGACACCCATGTCAAAAAGATGGCGATGCTTGTAGTAGCCGGCTTGACTCTGTCAAGCTCTCTCTTCATCATTGTGTTATCTTACCTTTTCATTATTGTAGCCATCTTGAGGATCCGTTCTGCTGAAGGCAGGCACAAAGCCTTTTCTACTTGTGCTTCCCACTTGACAACAGTCACCTTGTTTTATGGCACCCTCTTCTGCATGTACTTAAGGAGTCCATCTGAGAAGTCTATAGAGGAGTCTAAAATAATTGCtgtcttttatacatttttaagccCAATGTTGAACCCATTGATTTATAGTCTAAGGAACAAGGATGTGATCCATGCTATGCAGCAAATCATTCagggaaatatttttcataaaattgcaGTGTAG
- the LOC112930497 gene encoding olfactory receptor 5M10-like: MSSSNHTTVTGFILLGLTDDPVLEKILFGVFLVIYLVTLAGNLCMIVLIGTNSHLQTPMYFFLSHLSFVDICYSSNITPNMLYNFLSDQKTISYAGCFTQCLLFIALVITEFYILASMALDRYVAICSPLHYSTRMSKNICISLVVISYTCGYLNGLSQTLLTFHLSFCDSLEINHFYCADPPLILLACSDTHVKKMAMLVVAGLTLSSSLFIIVLSYLFIIVAILRIRSAEGRHKAFSTCASHLTIVTLFYGTLFCMYLRSPSEKSVEESKIIAVFYTFLSPMLNPLIYSLRNKDVIHAMQQIIKGNLFHTIEIWVSVNLK, from the coding sequence ATGTCTTCCTCGAACCACACTACAGTGACGGGATTCATTCTCTTGGGACTCACAGACGACCCAGTACTAGAGAAGATCCTGTTTGGGGTGTTTCTGGTGATCTATCTAGTCACGCTGGCAGGGAATCTGTGCATGATTGTGCTGATTGGGACCAATTCCCACCTGCAAactcccatgtacttcttccttagCCACCTCTCCTTTGTAGACATTTGCTATTCCTCTAATATCACTCCAAACATGCTGTACAATTTCCTCTCAGACCAGAAGACCATCTCGTATGCTGGATGCTTCACGCAGTGTCTTCTCTTCATTGCCCTGGTGATCACTGAGTTTTACATCCTTGCTTCAATGGCATTGGATCGCTATGTAGCCATCTGTAGCCCTCTACATTACAGTACCAGAATGTCCAAGAACATTTGCATCTCCCTAGTGGTGATCTCTTATACTTGTGGTTACCTTAATGGACTCTCCCAGACACTGTTGACTTTTCACTTGTCCTTCTGTGACTCCCTTGAAATCAACCACTTCTACTGTGCAGATCCTCCTCTTATCCTGTTGGCCTGCTCTGACACCCATGTCAAAAAGATGGCGATGCTTGTAGTAGCCGGCTTGACTCTGTCAAGCTCTCTCTTCATCATTGTGTTATCCTACCTTTTCATTATTGTAGCCATCTTGAGGATCCGTTCTGCTGAAGGCAGGCACAAAGCCTTTTCTACTTGTGCTTCCCACTTGACAATAGTCACCTTATTTTATGGCACCCTCTTCTGCATGTACTTAAGGAGTCCATCTGAGAAGTCTGTAGAGGAGTCCAAAATAATTGCtgtcttttatacatttttaagccCAATGTTGAACCCATTGATTTATAGTCTAAGGAACAAGGATGTGATCCATGCTATGCAGCAAATTATTAAGGGAAATCTCTTTCATACAATTGAAATTTGGGTCTCTGTTAATTTGAAATGA